A single Drosophila miranda strain MSH22 chromosome XR, D.miranda_PacBio2.1, whole genome shotgun sequence DNA region contains:
- the LOC117186144 gene encoding zinc import ATP-binding protein ZnuC-like produces MCTYLWILVIWVLTYICFNLHRVTRDPRRRNYLLNINPDSRYDQNVLHISQRKELDSTCIQEKSRTRTVERQSIKAKPLHVENLRVFFGSKAALKHINFMVEWYQILSVCGENGAGKTVLIKAILGSISVFNNQPSEHEYCIQTAYSAQVDEILDPLTVLESIEMVLTIRGLKNVNLKNSALALCRIFDLYNFRLFSLTSCSLGVLKRLSIAIALTGYADLILLDDPFSHLDIISQNNIHHLIEAICRQGYSVVYTCSNLNSQAVPRIATISNSNMTAIGERQELLGMNLTYYVVEAQIDIQRLSEHKSLKEGLYRRSKFNRSNPNVDGTVQTWPTVVHPKSENEHTIHFMMCRIIEKIFPHAIVKTASIQTACFWLSNHLYSMSQIVNTLEKNKHILYSFSIAPPAVSSKHLHIASYSISEDYEIKG; encoded by the exons ATGTGCACATATCTGTGGATACTGGTGATATGGGTCTTGACTTATATATGTTTTAATTTACACAGGGTCACACGCGATCCGCGCCGACGAAACTATCTATTGAACATTAA TCCAGACAGTCGGTATGACCAGAATGTGTTACACATAAGTCAGCGGAAGGAGCTAGACAGCACTTGTATTCAGGAAAAGTCCCGTACACGTACTGTTGAACGGCAATCCATCAAGGCCAAGCCGTTACATGTAGAAAacctgagagttttcttcggATCCAAAGCGGCGCTAAAGCATATAAATTTCATGGTCGAGTG GTACCAAATTTTGAGCGTTTGCGGGGAAAATGGAGCTGGCAAAACAGTGTTGATAAAAGCAATTCTAGGCAGCATAAGTGTCTTTAATAACCAGCCCAGCGAACATGAATACTGTATTCAAACCGCCTATAGTGCTCAGGTTGATGAAATATTGGATCCGCTGACGGTATTAGAATCTATTGAAATGGTGCTGACAATTCGTGGGTTAAAAAATGTAAATCTGAAAAACTCGGCACTGGCTTTGTGCAGGATCTTTGACTTATACAATTTTCGGTTATTTTCGCTTACCTCATGCAGTCTTGGTGTACTAAAGCGTTTAAGTATTGCAATAGCTCTAACTGGCTATGCTGATTTAATCTTGCTGGACGACCCTTTTTCCCACCTGGATATAATCAGCCAAAACAATATTCATCATTTGATAGAAGCGATATGCAGACAAGGCTACTCAGTGGTCTACACTTGCTCTAACTTGAACTCCCAAGCCGTTCCGCGCATTGCTACAATTAGTAACTCAAATATGACCGCTATTGGTGAGCGGCAGGAGCTgttgggaatgaatttaaCATACTACGTCGTCGAAGCACAAATCGATATTCAAAGGCTTTCAGAGCATAAATCACTAAAGGAGGGGCTCTACCGAAGATCAAAATTTAATAGAAGTAATCCTAATGTTGACGGAACTGTCCAGACTTGGCCTACAGTAGTGCACCCTAAGTCTGAGAATGAACACACAATTCATTTTATGATGTGCCGTATAATTGAAAAAATATTTCCACATGCGATTGTTAA GACAGCGAGTATTCAGACGGCATGTTTTTGGCTATCCAATCATTTGTACTCTATGTCGCAGATAGTTAATACGCTcgaaaaaaataaacacaTTTTGTACTCTTTCTCAATTGCTCCACCAGCTGTAAGCTCCAAACACCTTCATATTGCTTCTTATTCGATTTCTGAAGACTATGAAATAAAAGGCTAA